In Papaver somniferum cultivar HN1 chromosome 1, ASM357369v1, whole genome shotgun sequence, a genomic segment contains:
- the LOC113299016 gene encoding RING-H2 finger protein ATL8-like codes for MSTSTRRLLSGVAAAAPPPEPLATDSDLVIILAALLCALICVVGLFAVARCAWSRRNHSTTLVPQLLPAANKGLKKKIIQQLPKIIFSTGSAISGNLADCAICLTEFVDGDEIRVLPQCGHGFHVGCIDTWLGSHSSCPSCRQIFISPTPRCQKCGGVSARSDETGADLEVGLKSSSTTTVTQTQEHRFLP; via the coding sequence ATGTCTACATCAACAAGAAGATTGCTTTCCGGCGTGGCAGCGGCGGCACCGCCACCAGAACCTCTTGCAACTGATTCTGATTTAGTAATCATACTAGCTGCTCTACTATGTGCCCTGATTTGTGTAGTTGGTTTATTCGCTGTGGCTCGTTGCGCTTGGTCACGGAGGAATCATTCTACTACGCTAGTTCCTCAGCTACTCCCAGCTGCTAACAAAGGCTTGAAAAAGAAGATCATTCAGCAACTTCCTAAAATCATTTTTAGTACAGGGAGTGCTATCAGTGGAAATTTAGCTGATTGTGCCATCTGTTTGACTGAATTCGTTGATGGGGATGAAATTAGAGTTCTGCCTCAGTGTGGGCATGGATTTCATGTCGGCTGTATCGACACGTGGCTTGGTTCTCACTCTTCGTGTCCGTCCTGCCGTCAGATATTTATTTCCCCTACTCCGAGGTGTCAAAAGTGCGGTGGAGTCTCGGCAAGATCGGATGAAACCGGTGCCGACTTGGAAGTTGGACTCAAGAGTAGTAGTACTACAACTGTTACTCAAACTCAGGAACATAGATTTCTGCCTTGA